In the Elioraea tepida genome, one interval contains:
- a CDS encoding RidA family protein — translation MAETETPEARLARLGLVLPPAPAPVGRYVAYRRAGDLLFLSGQGPRRPDGGYHEGQVGTAVSVAEAYEHARLVGLQLLAVMRSALGSLDRVAAIVKLLGMVNAAAGFRDHPAVINGCSELLEAVFGEEGRHARSAVGMGSLPNNITVEIEAIVAIRP, via the coding sequence ATGGCGGAGACGGAGACGCCCGAGGCTCGGCTCGCACGGCTCGGGCTCGTCCTGCCGCCCGCGCCCGCCCCTGTCGGACGCTACGTGGCCTATCGCCGCGCGGGCGACCTCCTGTTCCTCTCCGGCCAGGGGCCGCGGCGCCCGGACGGCGGCTACCACGAGGGCCAGGTCGGAACGGCCGTTAGCGTGGCCGAGGCCTATGAGCATGCCCGTCTCGTCGGGCTACAGCTTCTCGCCGTGATGCGTTCCGCCTTGGGCTCGCTCGACCGTGTGGCTGCGATCGTCAAGCTGCTCGGCATGGTCAACGCCGCCGCCGGCTTCCGCGACCATCCGGCGGTGATCAACGGGTGTTCGGAGCTTCTCGAGGCGGTGTTCGGGGAGGAGGGGCGGCACGCGCGCTCTGCCGTCGGCATGGGGTCGCTGCCGAACAACATCACGGTCGAGATCGAGGCGATCGTCGCCATCCGTCCGTAG
- a CDS encoding peptidylprolyl isomerase has product MAATADAQAPLPDPENTLYMDLRTGRVVIQLRPDLAPKHVEQVKTLVRQGFYDNTPFHRVIEGFMAQGGDPTGTGTGRSRLPNLPAEFTTRARFLRGTVGAARSQDPNSANSQFFIMFAPGPFLDGQYTIWGQVIEGMEHVDAIKRGDPNRNGQVAPPPDRILRMRVAADVRD; this is encoded by the coding sequence ATGGCCGCGACGGCGGACGCGCAGGCGCCGCTTCCTGACCCCGAAAACACGCTCTACATGGACCTCAGGACCGGCCGGGTCGTGATCCAGCTCAGGCCCGACCTCGCGCCGAAGCATGTCGAGCAGGTCAAGACGCTCGTGCGCCAAGGGTTCTACGACAACACGCCCTTCCATCGCGTGATCGAGGGCTTCATGGCCCAGGGCGGGGACCCGACCGGCACCGGCACTGGGCGGAGCCGCCTTCCCAACCTCCCGGCCGAGTTCACGACCCGCGCGCGGTTCCTGCGCGGCACCGTCGGGGCGGCACGGTCGCAGGACCCCAACAGCGCCAACAGCCAGTTCTTCATCATGTTCGCTCCCGGCCCATTCCTCGACGGCCAGTACACGATTTGGGGCCAGGTCATCGAAGGCATGGAGCACGTGGATGCGATCAAGCGCGGCGATCCGAACCGCAACGGACAGGTGGCGCCGCCGCCCGATCGGATCCTCAGGATGCGCGTCGCGGCCGATGTGCGCGACTGA
- the msrP gene encoding protein-methionine-sulfoxide reductase catalytic subunit MsrP: protein MVVHRRKPWQLPESAITPEEAVLAHAAAKRSGPSRRALLGAAAGLGALGLGGGPAARAQGRDPIGWWNAQIANDPSRGLYPAARNDRYTLDRPLTEARQAIVYNNFYEFGSHKEIWRAAQRLETRPWTVTIDGLVASPKTVDIDTLIRAFPLEERLYRFRCVEAWAMAVPWTGFPLAALIRWAEPLGGAKYVIFQSFENRAIAPGFRQTWYPWPYADAFTLEECVNELALMVTGIYGKPLPPQMGAPIRPILPWKYGFKQPKSVVRITFVAERPVGFWERLQPSEYGFWANVNPDVPHPRWSQATERMLGTGERRPTLIWNGYGEHVAHLYAGLAHERLFA, encoded by the coding sequence ATGGTGGTGCATCGCCGCAAGCCCTGGCAGCTCCCCGAGAGCGCCATCACGCCTGAGGAGGCTGTTCTTGCCCATGCGGCGGCGAAGCGGAGCGGGCCCTCGCGCCGCGCGCTGCTCGGCGCCGCTGCCGGCCTCGGCGCTCTCGGGCTCGGCGGCGGCCCTGCCGCGCGCGCCCAAGGGCGAGACCCGATCGGCTGGTGGAACGCGCAGATCGCGAACGATCCGAGCCGCGGCCTCTACCCCGCCGCCCGGAACGACCGCTACACCCTCGACCGGCCGCTGACCGAGGCGCGCCAGGCGATCGTCTACAACAACTTCTACGAGTTCGGCTCGCACAAGGAGATCTGGCGTGCCGCACAGCGCCTCGAGACGCGCCCCTGGACGGTGACGATCGACGGCCTCGTCGCGTCGCCGAAGACGGTCGACATCGATACCCTGATCAGGGCGTTCCCGCTCGAGGAGCGTCTCTATCGCTTCCGCTGCGTCGAGGCCTGGGCGATGGCCGTGCCATGGACCGGCTTTCCGCTCGCGGCGCTGATCCGCTGGGCTGAGCCCCTGGGCGGGGCGAAATACGTGATCTTCCAGAGCTTCGAGAACCGGGCGATCGCTCCCGGCTTCCGCCAGACCTGGTATCCCTGGCCCTATGCGGATGCGTTCACGCTCGAGGAGTGCGTCAACGAGCTCGCGCTGATGGTCACAGGGATCTACGGCAAGCCGCTGCCGCCGCAGATGGGCGCGCCGATCCGCCCCATCCTGCCGTGGAAATACGGCTTCAAGCAGCCGAAATCGGTGGTTCGGATCACCTTCGTGGCGGAGCGCCCGGTCGGCTTCTGGGAGAGGCTTCAGCCCTCCGAGTACGGGTTCTGGGCCAATGTGAACCCGGATGTGCCGCACCCACGCTGGAGCCAGGCGACGGAACGCATGCTCGGCACCGGCGAACGCCGGCCGACCCTGATCTGGAACGGCTATGGCGAGCACGTGGCGCATCTCTACGCCGGGCTCGCGCACGAGCGCCTGTTCGCATGA
- a CDS encoding DUF4340 domain-containing protein, whose product MTRRGVLLLGAAALAAAGGAAAVLLGGERPRTEALVIGEPAFPGVAPRLAEAVRIEIRRHDGTLVLTRADGVWGLADKGGYPVRPDRVRELFAGLVELKLIEERTGNPELFSRLGLEDVTVPGGTSQLLRVLDAQGNAIVEAILGRRRIRTAGNLPEAIYLRRPGETRTFLAEGTLRTDNDPMLWVEREILDIRRSRIASATTHRAGAEPVRAVRRSADLESVELEGMAEDFRADQAKVDDLPRALEWLTFNDVRPAASLAGATTLGEARFETFDGLGITVRLVGAEEKRWALFAVAWQERPRPDNPPNEVKSAEEAKAEAEALSRRLSPWAFQLIDWKADVLLYRPEDVAAPPARDPS is encoded by the coding sequence ATGACGCGGCGAGGGGTTCTCCTGCTCGGCGCGGCGGCGCTGGCCGCTGCCGGCGGCGCAGCGGCGGTGCTGCTGGGTGGCGAGCGCCCGCGCACCGAGGCGTTGGTGATTGGCGAGCCGGCCTTTCCCGGGGTGGCGCCGCGTCTTGCCGAGGCCGTGCGCATCGAGATCAGGCGCCACGACGGAACGCTCGTGCTCACCCGTGCGGACGGCGTCTGGGGTCTTGCCGACAAGGGCGGCTACCCCGTCCGGCCGGACCGGGTGCGTGAGCTCTTCGCCGGTCTTGTCGAACTCAAGCTGATCGAGGAGCGAACCGGTAACCCCGAGCTGTTCTCGCGCCTCGGCCTCGAGGACGTGACCGTTCCGGGCGGGACGAGCCAGCTCCTGCGCGTGCTCGACGCGCAAGGAAACGCGATCGTCGAGGCGATCCTCGGCCGCAGGCGGATCCGCACCGCGGGCAACCTGCCCGAAGCGATCTATCTCCGCCGGCCCGGCGAGACGCGCACCTTCCTCGCCGAGGGAACGCTTCGCACCGACAACGACCCGATGCTCTGGGTGGAGCGCGAGATCCTCGACATCCGTCGCTCCCGGATCGCCTCGGCGACCACGCACCGGGCCGGTGCGGAGCCGGTGCGCGCCGTCCGCCGCAGCGCCGATCTCGAGTCGGTCGAGCTTGAGGGGATGGCGGAGGATTTCCGGGCGGACCAGGCGAAGGTTGACGACCTGCCGCGCGCCCTCGAGTGGCTCACCTTCAACGATGTCCGCCCCGCCGCCTCGCTCGCCGGGGCGACCACGCTCGGCGAGGCGCGGTTCGAGACCTTCGACGGGCTCGGCATCACGGTCCGGCTGGTCGGGGCGGAGGAGAAACGCTGGGCTCTGTTCGCTGTCGCCTGGCAGGAGCGGCCCCGGCCCGACAATCCCCCGAACGAGGTCAAGAGCGCGGAGGAGGCGAAGGCAGAGGCAGAGGCGCTCTCCCGCCGCCTCTCGCCTTGGGCGTTCCAGCTCATCGACTGGAAGGCTGACGTCCTGCTCTACCGGCCCGAGGACGTCGCCGCCCCGCCGGCCCGAGATCCCTCCTGA
- a CDS encoding NUDIX hydrolase has product MGVILFRGDTVLLIRRGSPPRAGEWSLPGGGQELGETVEQAALRELAEETGLAPEGPLRLVDVVDSITRDAAGRVQFHYTLVDFAAKAAPGEAVPGGDCIALAWTPLAALDGLGLWERTHAVITKAAAMLRCGSV; this is encoded by the coding sequence GTGGGGGTGATCCTGTTCCGAGGCGACACGGTGCTCCTGATACGCCGCGGGTCGCCGCCGCGTGCGGGCGAGTGGTCGCTCCCGGGTGGGGGGCAGGAACTCGGCGAGACGGTCGAACAGGCGGCGTTGCGGGAACTCGCCGAGGAGACCGGCCTCGCGCCGGAGGGGCCGCTTCGGCTCGTCGACGTGGTGGATTCGATCACGCGCGACGCGGCGGGGCGGGTTCAGTTCCACTACACGCTCGTCGATTTCGCGGCCAAAGCCGCCCCCGGCGAGGCGGTTCCCGGCGGCGACTGCATCGCCCTCGCCTGGACGCCGCTCGCGGCACTCGACGGCCTTGGGCTGTGGGAGAGGACGCATGCGGTGATCACGAAGGCGGCAGCGATGCTGCGCTGCGGCAGCGTCTAG
- the coaD gene encoding pantetheine-phosphate adenylyltransferase, whose protein sequence is MSEPRIALYPGTFDPVTKGHLDIIGRAARLFDRLVIGVAANAGKGPLFRPEERVAMLEAAIAPIAARNGTVIEVIAFDSLLIHFAKRIKARVIIRGLRAVSDFEYEFQMAGMNARLDPGVETVFLMASEGVHFISSRFVKEIARLSGDISPFVTPEVLAAVTAKVAAEGEPARLASGSGSAHD, encoded by the coding sequence GTGAGCGAGCCGAGGATCGCCCTCTATCCCGGCACCTTCGACCCGGTGACGAAGGGGCATCTCGACATCATCGGCCGTGCCGCGAGGCTGTTCGATCGTCTCGTCATCGGGGTGGCGGCGAATGCCGGAAAGGGGCCGCTCTTCAGGCCCGAGGAACGGGTAGCGATGCTTGAGGCGGCGATCGCGCCGATCGCCGCGCGCAACGGCACGGTGATCGAGGTGATCGCCTTCGATTCGCTCTTGATCCATTTCGCGAAGCGGATCAAGGCTCGGGTGATCATCCGCGGGCTGCGCGCCGTTTCCGACTTCGAGTACGAGTTCCAGATGGCCGGCATGAATGCCCGTCTCGACCCAGGGGTGGAGACGGTGTTCCTGATGGCGTCGGAGGGCGTGCACTTCATCTCGAGCCGGTTCGTCAAGGAGATCGCGCGGCTTTCGGGCGACATCTCGCCCTTCGTCACGCCCGAGGTCCTTGCCGCCGTCACCGCCAAGGTCGCGGCCGAGGGAGAACCGGCGAGGCTTGCCTCGGGCTCGGGTTCGGCGCACGACTGA
- a CDS encoding sigma-54-dependent transcriptional regulator — translation MAGASSPRESVLLVEDTRALAELYTSYLREAPWSVAHAATAAEARAALAREPADAVLLDLRLPDADGLDLLRELRSARRPPEVIVITANGSVATAVAAMQAGATDFLVKPFPQERLLVTLKNALERARLAREVEALKSAADRTSYCGFIGAAPAMQAVYRIIDNAAASRATVFITGESGTGKELAAEAVHRMSPRRDGPFVAINCAAIPRELIESEVFGHVRGAFTGAVADRAGAAAQAHGGTLFLDEICEMDLALQGKLLRFVQTGAYQRVGSPRLEQGDVRFICATNRDPLAEVKAGRFREDLYYRLHVIPIELPPLRERGTDIVMLAEHFLARFAAEEGKGFRGIAEDARAALMAHSWPGNVRELENAIRTAVVLNDGELLTAAMLPPRVLSRGYPAPAAAPEQPARAPQAAGRSIRPLAEIEREAIEHAITACGGNIAQAAAALGISPSTIYRKRAAWGGG, via the coding sequence ATGGCCGGGGCGTCGTCACCGCGCGAGAGCGTGCTTCTGGTCGAGGACACGCGCGCTCTCGCCGAGCTCTACACCTCCTACCTCCGCGAGGCGCCGTGGTCGGTCGCGCACGCCGCCACGGCGGCGGAGGCGCGGGCGGCACTCGCGCGCGAGCCGGCGGATGCCGTGCTGCTCGATCTCCGCCTGCCGGATGCGGACGGGCTTGATCTCTTGCGCGAGCTGCGCTCTGCGCGGCGGCCGCCCGAGGTGATCGTGATCACGGCCAACGGCTCGGTCGCGACCGCTGTCGCCGCCATGCAGGCGGGAGCGACGGATTTCCTGGTGAAGCCCTTCCCGCAGGAGCGGCTGCTCGTCACGCTGAAGAACGCGCTCGAGCGGGCGCGACTCGCGCGCGAGGTCGAGGCGCTCAAGAGCGCGGCCGACCGCACGTCCTATTGCGGCTTCATCGGCGCGGCACCGGCGATGCAGGCGGTCTATCGCATCATCGACAACGCCGCGGCGAGCCGGGCGACGGTCTTCATCACCGGCGAGTCAGGCACCGGCAAGGAGCTCGCGGCGGAGGCGGTGCACCGGATGTCGCCGCGGCGCGACGGCCCCTTCGTCGCCATCAATTGCGCCGCGATCCCGCGCGAGCTGATCGAGAGCGAGGTGTTCGGCCATGTCCGCGGCGCCTTCACCGGAGCTGTGGCCGACCGCGCCGGGGCGGCGGCACAGGCGCACGGCGGCACGCTGTTCCTCGACGAGATCTGCGAGATGGACCTCGCGCTCCAGGGCAAGCTCCTGCGCTTCGTCCAGACCGGCGCCTACCAGCGCGTCGGCTCCCCACGCCTCGAGCAGGGGGATGTACGGTTCATCTGCGCGACGAACCGCGACCCGCTCGCCGAGGTGAAGGCCGGTCGGTTCCGCGAGGACCTCTACTATCGCCTGCACGTGATCCCGATCGAGCTGCCGCCCTTGCGCGAGCGGGGAACCGACATCGTGATGCTCGCCGAGCATTTCCTCGCCCGCTTCGCCGCGGAGGAGGGAAAGGGCTTCCGCGGTATTGCCGAGGACGCGCGTGCGGCGCTGATGGCGCATTCCTGGCCCGGCAATGTGCGCGAGCTCGAGAACGCGATCCGCACCGCCGTGGTGCTGAACGACGGGGAGCTGCTCACTGCCGCGATGCTGCCACCACGCGTGCTCTCGCGAGGATATCCCGCCCCGGCGGCGGCGCCGGAACAGCCCGCCCGCGCGCCGCAGGCCGCAGGGCGCAGTATCCGGCCGCTTGCCGAGATCGAACGGGAGGCGATCGAGCACGCCATCACCGCCTGCGGCGGCAACATCGCCCAGGCTGCTGCCGCCTTGGGGATCTCGCCGTCGACGATCTACCGCAAGCGCGCCGCCTGGGGTGGCGGCTGA
- a CDS encoding amidohydrolase/deacetylase family metallohydrolase, protein MGYDLILAGGHVIDPSQNLDGVMDVAFAGGTVARVARDIPRDGAKDVRDVSGHIVTPGLIDLHTHVYVHGTSLGIDAEAFARSSGVTTAVDTGSAGPGNFMGFRRHVIEPSAVRILAYLHVSHAGIFGFSQRVMVGESEEIRLMNPIDAVAVAEANRDVIVGIKVRVGRNSSGTQGTAPLEIALQVAEETGLPLMAHIDHPPPSYEDVVNRLRPGDVLTHAFRPFPNAPVTAQGTVKQAVLAARDRGVWFDIGHGKGSFSFKTARTMLANGFLPDTISSDVHALCINGPAYDQVTTLSKFLCLGMTLQEVIATSTVNAARVLRRPELGTLRPGAPGDATILSVLEGRFDYEDVVGEHLEGDRRIVSDGVVIAGRLWHAREGVRFAA, encoded by the coding sequence ATGGGCTACGACCTGATCCTCGCCGGCGGGCATGTGATCGACCCGTCCCAGAACCTCGACGGGGTGATGGACGTCGCCTTCGCAGGCGGCACCGTGGCGCGCGTGGCGCGGGACATTCCCCGCGACGGGGCCAAGGACGTGCGCGACGTCTCCGGCCACATCGTCACGCCCGGGCTAATCGACCTCCATACCCATGTCTACGTGCACGGAACCTCGCTCGGCATCGATGCGGAGGCCTTCGCGCGCAGCTCCGGCGTGACCACGGCGGTGGACACGGGCAGCGCGGGCCCAGGAAATTTCATGGGCTTCCGCAGGCATGTGATCGAGCCCTCGGCGGTGCGGATCCTCGCCTATCTGCACGTCTCGCACGCCGGCATCTTCGGCTTCTCGCAACGCGTGATGGTGGGCGAGAGCGAGGAGATTCGGCTGATGAACCCGATCGACGCGGTTGCGGTGGCGGAGGCGAACCGCGACGTGATCGTCGGCATCAAGGTTCGGGTCGGCAGGAACTCCTCCGGCACGCAGGGGACAGCGCCGCTCGAGATCGCGCTCCAAGTGGCGGAGGAGACCGGTCTGCCGCTGATGGCGCATATCGACCACCCGCCCCCGTCCTACGAGGACGTTGTGAACCGCCTGCGGCCGGGGGACGTGCTCACCCACGCCTTCCGCCCCTTCCCCAACGCCCCGGTGACGGCGCAAGGGACGGTGAAGCAGGCAGTGCTCGCCGCGCGGGACCGCGGCGTCTGGTTCGACATCGGCCACGGCAAGGGCTCGTTCTCGTTCAAGACCGCACGGACGATGCTCGCGAACGGGTTCCTGCCCGACACGATCTCGTCGGACGTGCACGCCCTCTGCATCAACGGGCCGGCCTATGATCAGGTGACGACGCTGTCGAAATTCCTCTGCCTCGGCATGACGCTTCAGGAGGTGATTGCCACCTCCACCGTAAATGCGGCGCGGGTGCTGCGGCGCCCGGAGCTCGGCACGCTGCGCCCCGGCGCGCCGGGGGATGCGACGATCCTCTCCGTGCTCGAGGGGCGGTTCGACTACGAGGACGTGGTGGGCGAGCATCTCGAGGGTGACAGGCGGATCGTGTCCGACGGCGTGGTGATCGCGGGCCGCCTGTGGCACGCGCGGGAGGGGGTGCGGTTCGCAGCCTGA